In a genomic window of Bordetella petrii:
- a CDS encoding response regulator transcription factor, with protein sequence MWRCLIVEDDADNARYIANGLKELGYDPVITMDGPTALQRATTEHWDAIILDRMLPNDVDGLSILWSLRALGRKTPVLVLSALTALDERVRGLKAGGDDYLTKPFAFPELAARVEALIRRSSSGYERRQLTVADLSLDLVSGQVARGGRAITLQPREYKLLAYMMNNAGQVLTRTMLLATVWGYHYDPQTNVIDVHISRLRQKIDGPGEAPLIHTVRGVGYRLSAQADAGGQARP encoded by the coding sequence ATGTGGCGCTGCCTGATCGTCGAAGACGATGCCGACAACGCCCGTTATATCGCCAACGGGCTCAAAGAACTAGGCTACGACCCCGTCATCACCATGGACGGGCCGACTGCGCTGCAGCGGGCCACCACCGAGCACTGGGATGCCATCATTCTGGATCGCATGCTGCCCAACGACGTCGACGGACTGTCGATTTTGTGGTCGCTGCGCGCGCTGGGCCGCAAGACGCCGGTGCTGGTGCTCAGCGCGCTGACCGCGCTGGACGAGCGCGTGCGCGGCCTGAAGGCGGGCGGCGACGACTACTTGACCAAGCCGTTTGCCTTTCCCGAGCTTGCCGCGCGTGTCGAGGCGCTGATCCGGCGTTCATCGTCCGGTTACGAACGCCGCCAACTGACCGTGGCCGACCTGTCGCTGGACCTGGTCAGCGGCCAGGTCGCGCGGGGCGGCCGTGCCATTACGCTGCAGCCGCGCGAATACAAGCTGCTGGCCTACATGATGAACAATGCCGGCCAGGTGCTGACGCGCACCATGCTGCTGGCCACAGTGTGGGGCTATCACTACGACCCGCAGACCAACGTGATCGACGTGCACATCAGCCGGCTGCGCCAGAAGATCGACGGCCCGGGCGAAGCGCCGCTGATCCACACCGTGCGCGGCGTGGGCTACCGCCTGTCGGCGCAGGCCGACGCGGGCGGGCAGGCGCGCCCGTGA
- the serS gene encoding serine--tRNA ligase → MLDPILLRKDLQTVVSRLKTRGVDFDTQRFNELEARRKAVQTETESLQARRNALAKQIGQLKAQGQDASAVLAESQAIPARLKQLEDDLAVVQQSLGDLLMAVPNLPHESVPAGASADDNVEVRRWLPGPPAADGNPPPLPFEPKDHVALGEPLGLDFDTAAKLSGARFSFMRGPVARLHRALAQFMLDLQTGQHGYTECYTPYIVNSSTLYGTGQLPKFKDDMFFVTKGGEDDDPKVDERGNALAREDQYLISTSEITLTSVARDSIIPAANLPLRLTAHTPCFRSEAGSGGRDTRGMIRQHQFDKVEMVQIVHPETSYQVLEDMVGHAEHVLQLLELPYRVVLLCTGDMGFGSAKTYDLEVWLPAQNTWREISSVSNCETFQARRMQARFRAAQGKPDYVHTLNGSGLAVGRALVAVLENHQQADGSIAVPKVLQPYMGGLTVLQP, encoded by the coding sequence CCTGAAAACCCGCGGCGTCGACTTCGACACGCAACGATTCAACGAACTGGAAGCGCGCCGCAAGGCCGTCCAGACCGAAACCGAATCGCTGCAGGCGCGCCGCAACGCGCTGGCCAAGCAAATTGGCCAGCTCAAGGCCCAAGGGCAGGATGCCTCGGCGGTGCTGGCCGAATCGCAGGCCATACCGGCCCGCCTGAAGCAGCTCGAAGACGACCTGGCCGTCGTGCAGCAATCGCTGGGCGATCTGCTGATGGCCGTGCCCAACTTGCCGCACGAAAGCGTGCCGGCGGGCGCCTCGGCCGACGACAACGTCGAAGTGCGCCGCTGGCTGCCCGGCCCGCCGGCGGCCGACGGCAATCCGCCGCCGTTGCCTTTCGAGCCCAAAGACCACGTGGCGCTGGGCGAGCCCCTGGGGCTCGACTTCGATACGGCCGCCAAGCTGTCGGGCGCGCGTTTCTCGTTCATGCGCGGCCCGGTGGCGCGCCTGCACCGCGCGCTGGCCCAGTTCATGCTCGACCTGCAAACCGGCCAGCACGGCTACACCGAGTGCTACACGCCGTACATCGTCAACAGTTCCACGCTGTACGGCACCGGCCAACTGCCCAAGTTCAAAGACGATATGTTCTTCGTCACCAAGGGCGGCGAAGACGACGACCCCAAGGTCGACGAACGCGGCAACGCGCTGGCGCGCGAAGACCAATACCTGATCTCCACGTCTGAAATCACGCTGACCAGCGTGGCGCGCGACAGCATTATTCCCGCCGCCAATCTTCCGCTGCGCCTGACCGCGCACACGCCTTGCTTCCGGTCCGAGGCGGGCAGCGGCGGGCGCGACACGCGCGGCATGATCCGCCAGCACCAGTTCGACAAGGTCGAGATGGTGCAGATCGTCCATCCCGAAACGTCGTACCAGGTGCTGGAAGACATGGTGGGCCATGCCGAGCACGTGTTGCAGCTGCTCGAATTGCCGTACCGCGTGGTGCTGCTGTGCACGGGCGACATGGGCTTCGGTTCGGCCAAGACCTACGATCTCGAAGTGTGGCTGCCGGCCCAGAACACCTGGCGCGAGATCTCGTCAGTATCCAACTGCGAAACCTTCCAGGCGCGCCGCATGCAGGCGCGCTTCCGCGCCGCGCAGGGCAAGCCCGACTACGTGCACACGCTCAACGGCTCGGGCCTGGCCGTGGGCCGCGCCCTGGTCGCCGTCCTCGAAAACCACCAGCAGGCCGACGGCAGCATCGCCGTGCCCAAGGTGCTGCAGCCCTACATGGGCGGCCTGACCGTACTGCAACCCTGA
- the chrA gene encoding chromate efflux transporter — protein sequence MHMADSTTRDAHPWTIFLVFLRLGLTSFGGPVAHLGYFHAEFVARRRWLSEHAYADLVALCQFLPGPASSQVGMALGLSRGGYLGALAAWAGFTLPSAALLVLFALGISHFGQALAPGVLHGLKVVAVAVVAQAVWNMARSLCADARRAGIMVAAACAASLLPYAWTQIGILAAAAVAGRLWLASSGPAVHQALPMPVGRRAGGAWLLLFAALLAGLPLAAAMFPSHALALVDAFYRAGSLVFGGGHVVLPLLQAEVVPPGWVDNDVFLAGYGAAQAVPGPLFTFAAFLGASLRGEPSGWLGGMLCLAAIFLPSFLLVAGALPFWDGLRRGPGARSVLAGVNAAVVGLLAAALYQPVWTSAILQPADFALALLALVALTIWKLPPWLVVAGCAVLGAVLAVWAV from the coding sequence ATGCACATGGCCGATTCCACAACGCGCGATGCGCACCCCTGGACGATCTTCCTGGTCTTCCTGCGCCTGGGCCTGACGTCGTTCGGCGGGCCGGTTGCCCACCTGGGCTATTTCCATGCCGAATTCGTGGCGCGGCGGCGCTGGCTCAGCGAACACGCCTATGCCGACCTGGTGGCGCTGTGCCAGTTCCTGCCCGGCCCCGCCAGCAGCCAGGTGGGCATGGCGCTGGGGCTGTCGCGCGGCGGCTACCTGGGCGCGCTGGCTGCCTGGGCCGGCTTTACGCTGCCTTCGGCCGCGTTGCTGGTGCTGTTCGCGCTGGGAATATCGCACTTCGGCCAGGCACTGGCGCCGGGCGTGCTGCATGGCCTGAAAGTCGTCGCGGTGGCGGTGGTCGCGCAAGCCGTCTGGAATATGGCGCGCAGCCTGTGCGCCGACGCGCGGCGCGCCGGCATCATGGTGGCCGCCGCGTGTGCCGCCAGCCTGCTGCCCTATGCCTGGACGCAGATCGGCATCCTGGCGGCGGCCGCTGTGGCCGGCCGCCTGTGGCTGGCGTCGTCCGGCCCGGCCGTGCACCAGGCGCTGCCCATGCCTGTCGGGCGCCGCGCCGGCGGTGCCTGGCTGCTGCTCTTCGCGGCGTTGCTGGCGGGCCTGCCGCTGGCGGCGGCCATGTTCCCCAGCCATGCCCTGGCGCTGGTCGACGCCTTTTATCGCGCCGGCTCGCTGGTGTTCGGCGGCGGCCATGTCGTACTGCCGTTGCTGCAGGCCGAGGTCGTGCCGCCGGGATGGGTCGACAACGATGTATTCCTGGCCGGCTACGGCGCGGCCCAGGCGGTTCCAGGCCCGCTGTTCACCTTCGCTGCTTTCCTGGGCGCTTCGCTGCGGGGCGAGCCGTCTGGCTGGCTGGGCGGCATGCTGTGCCTGGCGGCGATCTTCCTGCCTTCGTTCCTGCTGGTGGCGGGGGCGCTGCCGTTCTGGGACGGCCTGCGGCGCGGGCCGGGCGCGCGCTCGGTGCTGGCCGGCGTCAATGCCGCCGTGGTGGGCTTGCTGGCGGCCGCCTTGTACCAACCTGTCTGGACCAGCGCCATCCTGCAGCCGGCCGACTTCGCCCTGGCCTTGCTGGCGCTGGTTGCGCTGACGATCTGGAAGCTGCCCCCCTGGCTGGTGGTGGCGGGTTGCGCGGTGCTGGGCGCCGTGCTGGCTGTCTGGGCGGTGTAG
- a CDS encoding MarC family NAAT transporter: MLLEYLKYVGLGLVALLPVANPLTSTTLLLALSRGYTPQERNHQIDRAAIYVAAIILVCFYAGNAIMSGFGISIPGLRIAGGLIVGYIGFGMLFPSQTEASVQLDMAPDEPTVHVATPHGPQRPKPRDIAFIPLALPGTAGPGTIALIISSASALHSHGGLQPIHHLAVVSVAILLALLFWICLRSAERVVHVLGESGIDAVSRIMGFLLICMGVQFCIDGIFELMGKTMPG; the protein is encoded by the coding sequence GTGCTGCTCGAATATCTGAAGTATGTCGGACTGGGCCTGGTGGCGCTGCTGCCCGTGGCCAATCCGCTGACCAGCACCACCTTGCTGCTGGCCCTGAGCCGCGGCTATACCCCGCAAGAGCGCAACCACCAGATCGACCGCGCGGCGATCTACGTGGCGGCCATCATCCTGGTGTGCTTTTACGCCGGCAACGCCATCATGTCGGGCTTTGGCATATCGATTCCTGGCCTGCGCATTGCCGGCGGCCTGATCGTAGGGTATATCGGCTTCGGCATGTTGTTTCCCAGCCAGACGGAAGCCTCGGTGCAGCTCGACATGGCGCCCGACGAGCCCACCGTGCACGTGGCCACGCCCCACGGCCCGCAGCGCCCGAAACCACGCGACATCGCTTTTATTCCGCTGGCGTTGCCCGGCACGGCGGGGCCCGGCACCATCGCGCTGATCATCAGCAGCGCCTCGGCGCTGCACAGCCACGGCGGGCTGCAGCCGATTCACCACCTGGCGGTGGTTTCCGTGGCGATATTGCTGGCGCTGCTGTTCTGGATATGCCTGCGCAGCGCCGAACGGGTGGTGCACGTGCTGGGCGAATCGGGCATAGACGCGGTTTCGCGCATCATGGGATTCCTGCTGATCTGCATGGGAGTGCAGTTCTGCATCGATGGCATTTTCGAGTTAATGGGCAAGACCATGCCGGGCTGA
- a CDS encoding TetR/AcrR family transcriptional regulator yields the protein MARPREFDETAVLDAAVRCFWARGFEATSVRELAESMGITGASLYNAFGDKRSLYRRALDHYVETSFSARARRVESLPPSEALAAFFADIVERSLADRQRKGCMIINSALEVAPHDPEFQQVVVSVLGRIEAFFLRCVTTGQQAGTIITTQPADDLARLLLSVLMGVRVMARARPERALLEGMVRPALALLAAPAPAA from the coding sequence ATGGCCCGACCACGCGAATTCGATGAAACAGCCGTGCTCGACGCGGCAGTGCGCTGCTTCTGGGCGCGCGGCTTCGAAGCGACTTCGGTACGCGAGCTCGCCGAATCCATGGGCATTACTGGCGCCAGTCTGTACAACGCATTCGGCGACAAGCGCTCGCTGTACCGGCGCGCGCTCGACCACTACGTGGAAACCAGCTTCAGCGCCCGCGCCCGGCGCGTCGAATCATTGCCGCCGAGCGAGGCTCTGGCCGCGTTCTTTGCCGACATCGTCGAGCGCTCGCTGGCCGACCGCCAGCGCAAGGGGTGCATGATCATCAATTCGGCGCTGGAAGTGGCGCCGCACGACCCGGAATTCCAGCAAGTCGTCGTCAGTGTGCTGGGCCGCATCGAAGCGTTCTTCCTGCGTTGCGTCACCACTGGCCAGCAGGCGGGCACGATCATCACGACCCAGCCCGCCGACGACCTGGCCCGCCTGCTGCTCAGCGTGTTGATGGGGGTGCGCGTCATGGCGCGCGCCCGGCCCGAGCGCGCGCTGCTCGAAGGCATGGTGCGGCCGGCATTGGCGCTGCTGGCGGCCCCGGCCCCGGCTGCGTGA
- a CDS encoding MarR family winged helix-turn-helix transcriptional regulator — protein MNALTLSSSQARNQGRALQPADFAVLADFRHELRRFALHGEAQAQARGLAPQQHQALLAIKASSDPLTVTELAGRLCIKSHSAAELVSRLVQMGMVARRADPDDGRRALLHLTPHAESTLDALSTAHLEQLQGIRPLLMGLLQKIGPEGG, from the coding sequence ATGAATGCACTGACGCTATCTTCTTCACAGGCCCGTAACCAGGGCCGTGCGCTGCAGCCGGCCGATTTCGCCGTGCTGGCGGACTTTCGCCACGAACTACGCCGCTTCGCCCTGCACGGCGAGGCTCAGGCGCAGGCCCGCGGCCTGGCGCCGCAGCAGCACCAGGCCCTGCTGGCCATCAAGGCCAGCAGCGACCCGCTGACCGTTACCGAACTGGCCGGCCGGCTGTGCATCAAATCCCACAGCGCGGCCGAACTGGTCAGCCGGCTGGTGCAAATGGGCATGGTGGCGCGCCGGGCCGATCCCGACGACGGCCGGCGCGCGCTGCTGCACCTGACGCCGCACGCCGAAAGCACCCTGGACGCGTTATCCACCGCCCACCTGGAACAGCTGCAAGGCATCCGCCCCTTGTTGATGGGCCTGTTGCAGAAGATTGGCCCCGAAGGCGGGTAG
- a CDS encoding helix-turn-helix transcriptional regulator, which produces MSRSERLFELLQALRRHRRPVSGKVLAQETGVSIRTLYRDIASLQAQGAMIEGEPGVGYVLKPGFLLPPLMFPPEELEALVLGSRWVAERADHQLRDAAISALARIAAVLPADLRVELDTAALLVGPGEQTPPERVDLSVLRAAIRTERRLSMIYRDAAGEVSQRVIWPFALAFFDHVRVLVGWCELRHDFRHFRTDRISQAETLQDRYPRRRQALLKHWRETQGIPEREV; this is translated from the coding sequence ATGTCCCGTTCTGAACGCCTCTTCGAGCTTCTGCAAGCGCTGCGCCGCCATCGCCGGCCGGTCAGCGGCAAGGTGCTGGCGCAGGAAACCGGGGTGAGTATTCGTACGCTGTACCGGGATATCGCCAGCCTGCAGGCCCAGGGCGCCATGATCGAGGGCGAGCCGGGCGTGGGCTACGTGCTGAAACCCGGATTCCTGTTGCCGCCGCTGATGTTTCCGCCCGAAGAACTCGAAGCGCTGGTGTTGGGCTCGCGCTGGGTTGCCGAACGGGCCGACCACCAATTGCGCGACGCGGCCATTAGCGCGCTGGCGCGCATTGCCGCCGTGCTGCCGGCCGACCTGCGGGTCGAGCTGGATACGGCGGCATTGCTGGTGGGCCCTGGCGAACAAACGCCGCCCGAGCGTGTCGACTTGTCGGTCTTGCGCGCGGCGATACGCACCGAGCGCCGTCTGTCGATGATCTACCGGGACGCGGCCGGCGAAGTATCGCAACGGGTCATCTGGCCGTTCGCGCTGGCCTTCTTTGACCACGTGCGCGTGCTGGTGGGTTGGTGCGAACTGCGGCACGACTTCCGCCATTTCCGCACCGACCGGATCTCGCAGGCCGAAACGCTGCAAGACCGCTACCCGCGCCGGCGCCAGGCATTGCTGAAGCACTGGCGCGAAACACAAGGCATTCCCGAACGGGAGGTTTGA
- a CDS encoding glutathione S-transferase family protein, translating to MIRFYFHPTPNPAKVALFLEETGLAYEVVPVDTSKGEQHAAAFRAINPNGKVPAIVDTEGPGGREARVFDSSAILLYLAEKTGRFMGTPADRPELLSWLFFLGTGLGPFSGQAVHFQFAAPEDNDYARNRYRREAERHYRVLDTHLAGRDYIVGDAYSIADMSGWGWLDRASRVLKGEADPLAAYPNIKRWFQAIDARPAAARARAVGTNHEFKRVNDDETKRALFPSNYPELSDWARP from the coding sequence ATGATCCGCTTTTATTTCCACCCCACCCCCAACCCCGCCAAGGTCGCGCTGTTCCTGGAGGAAACCGGCCTGGCTTATGAAGTGGTGCCGGTGGATACCAGCAAGGGCGAGCAGCACGCGGCAGCGTTTCGCGCCATCAACCCCAACGGCAAGGTGCCGGCGATAGTCGATACCGAAGGTCCGGGCGGCCGCGAGGCGCGAGTGTTCGATTCCAGCGCCATCCTGCTGTACCTGGCTGAAAAAACCGGCCGTTTCATGGGCACGCCGGCAGACCGGCCGGAATTGCTGTCGTGGCTGTTCTTCCTGGGCACGGGCCTGGGACCATTCTCGGGGCAGGCGGTGCATTTTCAGTTTGCAGCGCCGGAAGACAACGATTACGCGCGTAATCGCTACCGGCGCGAAGCGGAACGCCATTATCGGGTGCTGGATACGCACCTGGCCGGGCGGGATTACATCGTGGGCGATGCATACTCGATTGCCGATATGTCCGGCTGGGGCTGGCTGGATCGCGCCTCGCGCGTGCTGAAAGGCGAAGCCGACCCGCTGGCGGCCTACCCCAACATCAAGCGCTGGTTCCAGGCCATCGACGCGCGTCCCGCCGCGGCGCGTGCCCGCGCGGTGGGCACGAATCATGAGTTCAAGCGGGTAAACGACGACGAAACCAAGCGCGCGCTGTTTCCGTCGAACTACCCGGAACTGTCGGACTGGGCGCGGCCCTGA
- a CDS encoding 3-hydroxybutyrate dehydrogenase, translating into MLKGKVAIVTGSTSGIGLGIATAFAQQGADIVLNGFGDAAEIEKLRAGLASQHGVKVLYDGADLSRGEAVRQLVANTVQSLGRVDILVNNAGIQHTALIEDFPVEKWDAILALNLSAVFHGTAAALPHMKKQGWGRIINIASAHGLVGSANKSAYVAAKHGVVGLTKVTALETAGSGITANAICPGWVRTGLVEKQITALAEKDHVDQDAAARKLLSEKQPSLQFVTPEQLGGTAVYLASDAAAQVTGTSISVDGGWTAR; encoded by the coding sequence ATGCTCAAAGGAAAAGTCGCCATCGTCACCGGTTCCACCAGCGGCATCGGGCTGGGTATCGCCACCGCCTTTGCGCAGCAGGGCGCCGATATCGTCCTGAACGGGTTCGGCGATGCGGCCGAGATCGAGAAACTGCGCGCCGGGCTGGCCAGCCAGCATGGCGTGAAAGTGCTGTACGACGGGGCCGACCTGTCGCGCGGCGAGGCTGTGCGTCAGTTGGTGGCCAACACCGTGCAGTCGCTCGGCCGCGTCGACATCCTGGTGAACAACGCCGGCATCCAGCACACCGCGCTGATCGAGGATTTTCCGGTCGAGAAATGGGACGCCATCCTGGCGCTGAACCTGTCGGCCGTCTTTCACGGCACCGCCGCCGCGCTGCCGCACATGAAAAAGCAGGGCTGGGGGCGCATCATCAACATCGCCTCGGCGCACGGGCTGGTGGGCTCGGCCAACAAGTCGGCCTACGTGGCCGCCAAGCACGGCGTGGTGGGCCTGACCAAAGTCACCGCCCTGGAAACCGCCGGCAGCGGCATTACCGCCAACGCCATCTGCCCGGGCTGGGTGCGCACCGGGCTGGTCGAAAAACAGATTACCGCGCTGGCCGAGAAAGACCACGTAGACCAGGACGCCGCCGCCCGCAAACTGCTTAGCGAAAAGCAGCCGTCGCTGCAGTTTGTCACGCCCGAGCAACTGGGTGGCACGGCGGTCTATCTGGCTTCGGACGCCGCCGCGCAGGTTACCGGCACTAGCATCTCGGTGGATGGCGGCTGGACGGCCCGCTAA
- a CDS encoding VOC family protein — protein MIASNSILLYVADAPASARFYAQLLDQQPMESSPTFALFILPTGLALGLWGKAGAEPPPTAAGGGSDLGFRVEAPALVDALHADWQAKGATIVQPPTDLDFGRSFVAADPDGHRLRVYTVNGAA, from the coding sequence ATGATCGCCAGCAACAGTATTCTGCTTTATGTGGCCGATGCGCCGGCCAGCGCACGCTTTTATGCGCAACTGCTCGACCAGCAGCCGATGGAATCCAGCCCCACCTTTGCCCTGTTCATTCTGCCGACCGGGCTGGCGCTGGGCCTGTGGGGCAAGGCGGGCGCCGAGCCTCCGCCCACCGCCGCCGGCGGCGGCAGCGACCTGGGTTTCAGGGTCGAGGCGCCGGCGCTGGTTGATGCGCTGCACGCCGACTGGCAGGCCAAGGGCGCCACCATCGTGCAACCCCCTACCGATCTGGATTTCGGCCGAAGCTTCGTCGCGGCCGACCCCGACGGGCACCGGCTGCGGGTCTATACGGTGAACGGCGCCGCGTAG
- a CDS encoding virulence factor, with amino-acid sequence MKKWFIAGIGAAGLLISSAAMARVDIGVAIGIPGVVIPAPVYVAPQPVYVAPPPPVYYQPAPVYRPRYVYPAPVYYYGGRHGDRHHHNKHWKHHRGPHHRHGH; translated from the coding sequence ATGAAAAAATGGTTCATAGCCGGAATCGGAGCCGCGGGGCTGCTGATCTCGAGCGCCGCCATGGCGCGCGTCGACATCGGCGTGGCTATTGGCATTCCGGGCGTCGTGATTCCCGCGCCGGTGTATGTCGCGCCGCAACCGGTATACGTTGCGCCGCCCCCGCCGGTGTACTACCAACCCGCGCCGGTATATCGCCCGCGCTACGTGTACCCCGCCCCGGTGTACTACTACGGGGGCCGCCATGGCGACCGCCACCACCACAACAAGCATTGGAAACACCACCGCGGCCCTCATCACCGCCACGGTCACTGA
- a CDS encoding HAMP domain-containing sensor histidine kinase, which translates to MKRLARWLRAIWSSVAFRLTLNYSILALLTSLLSLFFVYYQSVKILESQFSRQVQITSQRMNAHFEQGGLAGLAREISLEMADHVNTDTEMFMLLDPAGRMLAGNIAWDPSDAPLNGSGVMRSVQLRGQPVHGYLVARKLRDGSTLIIGHDLRDLYDLTDLIKKVSLAATGVIALLVLLGAVLFRRVLQRRVEVIRRTAAQIGAGELGQRIPAHPRQDEFALLSSDINRMLDRIELLMHGVRNVSDAVAHQLRTPLTRMLVQLRTIDWAHGSRTDIRARVDSLQAELEDLVKVSEKLLQIAELESGTRRKHFEPLRLDVIARDVAELYEAVAEDRQAVLTFDCSGAAPMVGDPDLLAGAIATLVDNALKYAGDAARIRIETVQTDRETRLTVADNGPGIPAAKMDRIGERFYRAHRHVPGYGLGLATVMAIARLHGGRLELSNAEPGLCVRLHFPRDPALPAA; encoded by the coding sequence ATGAAGCGCCTGGCCCGCTGGCTGCGCGCCATCTGGAGTTCGGTGGCGTTTCGCCTGACGCTCAACTACAGCATCCTGGCCCTGTTGACGTCGCTGCTGTCGCTGTTCTTCGTGTATTACCAAAGCGTGAAGATCCTGGAATCGCAGTTCTCGCGCCAGGTGCAGATCACGTCGCAGCGCATGAACGCCCACTTCGAGCAGGGCGGACTGGCGGGGCTGGCCCGCGAGATATCGCTGGAAATGGCCGACCACGTCAACACCGACACGGAAATGTTCATGCTGCTGGACCCTGCCGGCCGCATGCTGGCGGGCAATATCGCCTGGGACCCTTCCGATGCGCCGCTGAACGGCAGCGGCGTGATGCGCTCGGTGCAATTACGCGGGCAACCCGTGCATGGCTATCTGGTGGCGCGCAAGCTGCGGGATGGCTCCACGCTGATCATCGGCCACGACCTGCGCGACCTTTACGATCTTACCGACCTGATCAAGAAAGTCAGCCTCGCCGCCACTGGCGTCATTGCGTTGCTGGTGCTGCTGGGCGCCGTGCTGTTCAGGCGGGTGCTGCAGCGCCGCGTCGAGGTCATCCGGCGCACGGCGGCGCAGATCGGCGCTGGCGAGCTGGGGCAGCGTATTCCGGCGCACCCCCGGCAAGATGAATTCGCGCTGCTGTCGAGCGACATCAACCGCATGCTGGACCGTATTGAATTGCTGATGCATGGCGTGCGCAATGTGTCGGACGCCGTGGCGCACCAGTTGCGCACGCCCCTGACGCGCATGCTGGTGCAACTGCGCACGATCGACTGGGCCCACGGTTCGCGCACTGACATCCGCGCGCGGGTGGACAGCCTGCAGGCCGAACTTGAAGACCTGGTCAAGGTATCGGAAAAACTGCTGCAGATCGCCGAGCTGGAATCGGGCACGCGGCGCAAGCATTTCGAGCCGCTGCGGCTGGACGTCATCGCGCGCGACGTGGCCGAACTGTACGAGGCCGTGGCGGAAGACCGGCAGGCGGTGCTGACGTTCGACTGCAGCGGCGCGGCGCCCATGGTGGGCGATCCCGATCTGCTGGCCGGCGCCATCGCCACGCTGGTGGACAACGCCTTGAAATATGCCGGCGACGCGGCGCGCATTCGCATTGAAACCGTGCAAACCGACCGGGAAACCCGCCTGACCGTGGCCGACAATGGCCCCGGCATACCGGCCGCGAAAATGGACCGTATCGGCGAACGCTTTTACCGCGCCCATCGCCATGTGCCAGGCTACGGCCTGGGACTGGCCACCGTGATGGCTATCGCCCGGCTGCATGGAGGCCGCCTGGAGCTGAGCAATGCCGAGCCCGGGCTGTGCGTGCGCCTGCACTTTCCCCGCGACCCGGCCCTGCCAGCGGCATAG